A genome region from Panicum virgatum strain AP13 chromosome 4K, P.virgatum_v5, whole genome shotgun sequence includes the following:
- the LOC120704638 gene encoding bZIP transcription factor 46-like isoform X2, translating into MEMPGGSGGPALARQGSIYSLTFDEFQSALGGAGKDFGSMNMDELLRNIWTAEESNAMAAAAAPTAAVDAHAQQQQQQPGAPIQRQGSFTLPRTLSQKTVDEVWREIVGLTGGEDVQPVPPPAPAAAAAAAPAPMQAQAQAQAQRQPTLGSMTLEEFLVRAGVVREDMAQQTLVLPPHAQAFFSQGNAVAPQTLQLGNGMVAGVVGQGLGGAMTVAAPTTPVVLNGMGKVEAGDLSSLSPVPYPFDTALRVRKGPTVEKVVERRQRRMIKNRESAARSRARKQAYIMELEAEVAKLKEQNDELQKKQVEMLKKQKDELKTVDLCCC; encoded by the exons ATGGAGATGCCGGGAGGGAGCGGGGGCCCGGCGCTGGCGCGGCAGGGCTCGATCTACTCGCTCACGTTCGACGAGTTCCAGAGCgcgctcggcggcgccggcaaggACTTCGGGTCCATGAACATGGACGAGCTGCTGCGCAACATCTGGACGGCCGAGGAGTCcaacgccatggccgccgccgccgcgccaaccGCGGCCGTGGACGCGcacgcccagcagcagcagcagcagccgggggCGCCCATCCAGCGCCAGGGCTCCTTCACGCTGCCCCGCACGCTCAGCCAGAAGACGGTCGACGAGGTCTGGCGCGAGATCGTCGGCCTCACCGGCGGGGAGGACGTCCAGCCGGTCCCgccccccgcgcccgccgccgccgccgccgcggcccccgcgccgatgcaggcgcaggcgcaggcgcaggcgcagcgGCAGCCGACGCTGGGGTCCATGACGCTGGAGGAGTTCCTGGTGCGCGCCGGCGTCGTGCGGGAGGACATGGCGCAGCAGACCCTCGTGCTGCCGCCGCACGCGCAGGCTTTCTTCTCCCAGGGCAATGCGGTCGCGCCGCAGACCTTGCAGCTGGGGAACGGGATGGTCGCCGGGGTCGTCGGGCAGGGGCTCGGGGGAGCGATGACGGTGGCTGCGCCGACGACGCCCGTCGTGCTCAACGGGATGGGGAAGGTGGAGGCCGGGGATCTGTCGTCGCTCTCGCCGGTGCCGTACCCCTTCGACACCGCGCTCAGGGTGAGGAAGGGACCCACCGTCGAGAAGGTGGTGGAGAGGAGGCAGAGGCGCATGATCAAGAACAGGGAGTCGGCCGCCAGGTCGCGTGCCAGGAAGCAG GCTTACATAATGGAGTTGGAGGCTGAGGTGGCAAAACTGAAGGAGCAGAATGACGAATTGCAGAAAAAGCAG gttgaaatgctcaagaagCAAAAAGATGAG CTGAAGACAGTAGATCTTTGTTGCTGCTGA
- the LOC120704638 gene encoding bZIP transcription factor 46-like isoform X1, protein MEMPGGSGGPALARQGSIYSLTFDEFQSALGGAGKDFGSMNMDELLRNIWTAEESNAMAAAAAPTAAVDAHAQQQQQQPGAPIQRQGSFTLPRTLSQKTVDEVWREIVGLTGGEDVQPVPPPAPAAAAAAAPAPMQAQAQAQAQRQPTLGSMTLEEFLVRAGVVREDMAQQTLVLPPHAQAFFSQGNAVAPQTLQLGNGMVAGVVGQGLGGAMTVAAPTTPVVLNGMGKVEAGDLSSLSPVPYPFDTALRVRKGPTVEKVVERRQRRMIKNRESAARSRARKQAYIMELEAEVAKLKEQNDELQKKQVEMLKKQKDEVLERISNQLGPKAKKLCLRRTLTGPW, encoded by the exons ATGGAGATGCCGGGAGGGAGCGGGGGCCCGGCGCTGGCGCGGCAGGGCTCGATCTACTCGCTCACGTTCGACGAGTTCCAGAGCgcgctcggcggcgccggcaaggACTTCGGGTCCATGAACATGGACGAGCTGCTGCGCAACATCTGGACGGCCGAGGAGTCcaacgccatggccgccgccgccgcgccaaccGCGGCCGTGGACGCGcacgcccagcagcagcagcagcagccgggggCGCCCATCCAGCGCCAGGGCTCCTTCACGCTGCCCCGCACGCTCAGCCAGAAGACGGTCGACGAGGTCTGGCGCGAGATCGTCGGCCTCACCGGCGGGGAGGACGTCCAGCCGGTCCCgccccccgcgcccgccgccgccgccgccgcggcccccgcgccgatgcaggcgcaggcgcaggcgcaggcgcagcgGCAGCCGACGCTGGGGTCCATGACGCTGGAGGAGTTCCTGGTGCGCGCCGGCGTCGTGCGGGAGGACATGGCGCAGCAGACCCTCGTGCTGCCGCCGCACGCGCAGGCTTTCTTCTCCCAGGGCAATGCGGTCGCGCCGCAGACCTTGCAGCTGGGGAACGGGATGGTCGCCGGGGTCGTCGGGCAGGGGCTCGGGGGAGCGATGACGGTGGCTGCGCCGACGACGCCCGTCGTGCTCAACGGGATGGGGAAGGTGGAGGCCGGGGATCTGTCGTCGCTCTCGCCGGTGCCGTACCCCTTCGACACCGCGCTCAGGGTGAGGAAGGGACCCACCGTCGAGAAGGTGGTGGAGAGGAGGCAGAGGCGCATGATCAAGAACAGGGAGTCGGCCGCCAGGTCGCGTGCCAGGAAGCAG GCTTACATAATGGAGTTGGAGGCTGAGGTGGCAAAACTGAAGGAGCAGAATGACGAATTGCAGAAAAAGCAG gttgaaatgctcaagaagCAAAAAGATGAG GTCCTGGAGCGAATCAGCAACCAACTTGGACCAAAGGCAAAGAAACTTTGCCTGCGTCGTACCCTGACCGGCCCATGGTAG